The Pseudomonas bijieensis DNA window GAATATGAGTTCGGCACGGCCCAACGTGAAATCATGCACGTCGTCTCTGGCGCCCTGACCGTGAAGCTGCCTGACAGCACCGACTGGGAAACCTATGAGGCCGGCAGCCAGTTCAATGTGCCGGCCAACAGCAAGTTCCAGCTCAAAGTGGCCGTCGATACCGCCTACCTGTGTGAATACCGCGGCTGATTCGGCAGATAACCCTGCGGCGAGGGGATTTATCCCCTCGCCACAAAAGCCCTGGCATGGCATCGGGGTAATGAAAAATGCCCGTGTCCAACGACACGGGCATTTTTGTTCACGGATTTTTTTATTCGAGCACTTCAACCGGCATGCCGACTTCAAGCCGACCGTCGCTGTCGTTGACCAGGTTCTGGCCGAACATCGCACCGTCCGGGGTCGAACGGTATCGCTGCAACGTGGCAAAGGGTTCGCGATTCGGATCGCGCTCGCCGGTCTGCGGATCGACCGTGGTCATGATGCAACGCGAACATGGCTTGACCAGGCGGAATTCCACCTCGCCGATACGAATACGCTTCCAGCCGTCCTCGGCAAACGCCTCGCTGCCCTCGACCACCAGGTTGGGACGAAAGCGCAACATTTCCAGCGGGCGACCGACCCGGCTCGACAGGTCCTGCAAGGACGCCTGACCAATCAGCAGCAGCGGGAAACCATCGGCAAAGGCGACCTTGTCGTCATCCTTGCCATAACCGGCTGCC harbors:
- a CDS encoding pyrimidine/purine nucleoside phosphorylase, producing the protein MFKVNEYFDGTVKSIAFGTAEGPATIGVMAPGEYEFGTAQREIMHVVSGALTVKLPDSTDWETYEAGSQFNVPANSKFQLKVAVDTAYLCEYRG
- a CDS encoding MOSC domain-containing protein — its product is MLRLSALYRYPLKSGKGQPLQGIGLDKLGLDGDRRWMLVDEGTGRFLTQRAVAKMSQLSALWNEAGGLTLSAPGHEAIDVPLPPVLEEQRRGVIIWRDTLRVPDAGDEAAAWVSEFIGNPTRLVHVPVELARTTAAGYGKDDDKVAFADGFPLLLIGQASLQDLSSRVGRPLEMLRFRPNLVVEGSEAFAEDGWKRIRIGEVEFRLVKPCSRCIMTTVDPQTGERDPNREPFATLQRYRSTPDGAMFGQNLVNDSDGRLEVGMPVEVLE